From Pseudanabaena galeata CCNP1313, a single genomic window includes:
- a CDS encoding sulfite exporter TauE/SafE family protein, producing MTGTNMLLYILLGLLAGILSGLVGVGGGVFIAPALVIWFGMSQHQAQGTTLALLVPPIGILAAWTYYQQGYVDVKVAAFICIGFVIGGFLGANLAVGIPNAILEKIFGGVIMAIALKMIFIN from the coding sequence ATGACTGGAACAAACATGCTTCTCTATATACTGTTGGGTTTGTTAGCAGGGATATTGAGTGGATTAGTGGGGGTTGGCGGTGGCGTTTTTATCGCCCCTGCTCTGGTTATATGGTTTGGGATGTCTCAGCACCAAGCACAAGGGACAACATTAGCCTTGTTAGTTCCACCAATTGGCATACTAGCAGCTTGGACTTACTATCAACAGGGCTATGTAGATGTAAAAGTGGCAGCTTTTATCTGTATAGGCTTTGTAATTGGTGGATTTTTAGGAGCTAACCTAGCTGTAGGAATACCCAATGCAATTTTAGAGAAGATTTTTGGTGGAGTAATTATGGCGATCGCACTAAAAATGATTTTCATAAACTGA
- a CDS encoding LysR family transcriptional regulator: MTFEQLRIFLAVTQHLHFTRAAEVLYLTQPSVSASIQSLEAEIGMPLFHRIGRRIEITQAGELLQGEAEKILERVALAKRGLQELSELKQGELKLGASQTIGYYWIPRFISQFKNQYPGIQVNCIVGNTQEIITGTVVGKFDLGLVEGIVSQTASDCLEQQVIGGDRLQVVVGQTHPWFERNAISPSELQKTDWIMRESGAGTRNIFEQSLRDWGIDPLELNVILEMSSGEMIKAIVEDGIGATVLSEWMVRKEVQFGVLRTIAIADLRGLTDLPTILRSFKLIKHRERFQTRIAKSFEHLLMSSNVDLAISIPATQHDIVDK; this comes from the coding sequence ATGACCTTTGAACAACTTCGTATTTTTCTAGCCGTCACCCAGCATTTACACTTTACTCGTGCGGCTGAAGTGCTTTATTTAACTCAGCCATCTGTCAGTGCTTCGATTCAAAGTTTGGAGGCAGAAATTGGGATGCCATTGTTCCATCGCATTGGTCGCCGAATTGAAATAACACAAGCTGGTGAGCTGTTACAAGGCGAGGCGGAAAAGATTTTGGAGCGAGTAGCTTTAGCAAAACGGGGATTGCAGGAATTAAGTGAACTTAAACAAGGAGAACTAAAACTAGGAGCTAGCCAAACCATTGGTTACTACTGGATACCTCGCTTTATTAGTCAGTTTAAGAATCAGTATCCTGGGATTCAAGTCAACTGTATAGTGGGCAATACCCAAGAAATCATTACAGGAACGGTAGTTGGCAAATTTGATTTAGGTTTAGTTGAAGGAATTGTATCGCAAACAGCATCAGATTGCTTAGAGCAGCAAGTAATTGGTGGCGATCGCTTGCAAGTAGTAGTTGGGCAAACTCATCCTTGGTTTGAACGTAATGCGATTTCACCATCGGAACTTCAGAAAACAGATTGGATTATGCGTGAATCAGGAGCTGGCACTCGTAATATCTTTGAGCAATCATTGAGAGATTGGGGCATTGATCCCTTGGAACTAAATGTTATCCTAGAGATGAGCAGTGGAGAAATGATTAAGGCTATAGTTGAAGATGGAATTGGGGCAACTGTACTTTCAGAATGGATGGTGAGGAAAGAGGTACAATTCGGTGTCTTACGAACTATTGCGATCGCTGATTTAAGAGGCTTGACGGATCTACCAACAATATTACGATCGTTTAAATTAATCAAGCATCGGGAACGATTCCAAACGAGAATTGCTAAGAGTTTTGAGCATTTGTTGATGTCTTCCAATGTTGATTTAGCAATCTCCATTCCAGCAACACAGCACGACATTGTAGACAAGTGA
- a CDS encoding NUDIX domain-containing protein, giving the protein MQPHTPQNWQVQDRFLEMHSRWVSLIGEHLQDDHGEVLEYWRIEKADSVIVIPIQGDRILLPQPSYRAGIGQITLDFSGGRVTAGQNPQLAAIATLKRELGIEASAIVQLIPLNTEGWAINSSFSNQKLYGFVAHLEPKAELSPEIVAVTYPLTSNGVKKLLEEITCLQCRAVLLEWRLLNQHWKTSTNAQNS; this is encoded by the coding sequence ATGCAACCCCATACTCCACAAAATTGGCAGGTTCAAGATCGCTTCCTAGAAATGCATTCGCGTTGGGTGTCCCTAATTGGTGAACATCTGCAAGACGATCACGGCGAAGTTTTGGAATATTGGCGGATTGAAAAGGCAGATTCGGTAATTGTTATCCCCATTCAAGGCGATCGCATCTTACTGCCCCAGCCAAGTTATCGTGCTGGTATTGGGCAGATCACTTTAGACTTCTCTGGTGGACGAGTAACCGCAGGACAAAATCCGCAACTTGCCGCGATCGCTACATTAAAGCGCGAGTTAGGAATTGAAGCATCGGCGATCGTACAATTAATTCCTTTAAACACTGAAGGTTGGGCAATAAATAGTTCTTTTTCCAATCAAAAGCTTTATGGATTTGTTGCTCATCTAGAACCCAAGGCAGAGTTAAGCCCTGAAATAGTTGCAGTTACTTATCCCTTGACTTCAAATGGAGTCAAGAAATTACTTGAAGAAATCACTTGTCTACAATGTCGTGCTGTGTTGCTGGAATGGAGATTGCTAAATCAACATTGGAAGACATCAACAAATGCTCAAAACTCTTAG
- a CDS encoding ArsR/SmtB family transcription factor gives MTFNPSALTQVADYFKVLSELSRLQVLCSLKSGSKNVTEIMEETGLGQANVSKHLKILAQSGIVSRTPQGVSVYYEIVEPFIFDLCELVSDRLSIRLQEQSQQLKQLEGLRRNEPIKASQKNTKVKVKSYA, from the coding sequence ATGACCTTCAACCCTTCTGCTCTGACTCAAGTCGCTGATTACTTTAAGGTATTATCCGAACTCAGTCGGTTACAAGTGTTATGTTCTTTGAAGTCAGGATCAAAGAATGTTACTGAAATCATGGAAGAGACAGGGTTAGGTCAAGCAAATGTCTCAAAACACCTAAAGATTTTGGCTCAATCAGGGATTGTCTCTAGAACTCCTCAAGGAGTCAGCGTATATTATGAAATTGTCGAACCATTTATTTTTGATCTATGTGAACTGGTGAGCGATCGCCTTTCTATTCGCTTACAAGAGCAGTCACAACAGCTAAAACAACTAGAAGGATTGCGGCGCAATGAACCGATTAAAGCTAGTCAAAAAAACACTAAAGTCAAAGTCAAAAGTTATGCTTGA
- a CDS encoding NAD(P)/FAD-dependent oxidoreductase produces MKKILILGGGMGGVEAAIALTQKLKGDYQINLISNRDFLYIYPASIWLTVGKRTLEDLSVPLPQLAELHGFNFLHEDVQEISTKEHKVITTTQEHTYDYLIAALGSSKLKPKGVEHTLSICGTPADGMQIQERFLSLVEQGHGAIACGFSGNPQDATAVRGGPVFEVLFNFDTYLREKGIRDRFELTFFSPSDAPGNRLGEGGLAQLQKLFQERDIQTVTGKKIKEFTDSGVIFADDSHLKTDFTVFTPGLAGNPIFKQSDLPLTDAGFIPVGETSQITGLEHCYAIGDSSFFEGPTWRARQGHLAEVMARTTAANIAQQERGETASASFRDELNLLCIMDLGHDGVFVYRDENREIAPRGAWAHWAKLAWEQYYKLNKLGKMPRLI; encoded by the coding sequence ATGAAAAAGATTCTAATTTTAGGCGGTGGGATGGGAGGTGTTGAGGCTGCGATCGCTTTGACCCAAAAGCTTAAAGGCGACTATCAAATCAATCTCATCTCCAACCGCGATTTTTTGTATATTTATCCTGCTTCGATCTGGCTCACTGTCGGTAAACGTACCCTCGAAGATTTATCGGTTCCACTTCCCCAACTTGCGGAACTTCATGGCTTTAATTTTCTGCATGAGGATGTGCAGGAAATAAGCACAAAAGAGCATAAAGTGATTACCACAACCCAAGAACATACCTATGACTATCTGATTGCGGCTCTAGGCAGTTCTAAACTCAAGCCCAAAGGCGTGGAACATACGCTCTCCATTTGTGGCACTCCTGCGGATGGGATGCAGATTCAAGAACGCTTTTTGAGTTTGGTAGAGCAGGGGCATGGCGCGATCGCCTGTGGGTTCAGTGGCAATCCTCAAGATGCAACCGCCGTCAGAGGTGGTCCTGTATTTGAGGTGTTATTTAACTTCGATACCTATTTGCGAGAAAAAGGAATACGCGATCGCTTTGAACTCACCTTCTTTAGCCCCTCCGATGCCCCAGGCAACCGACTAGGTGAAGGCGGATTGGCGCAATTACAAAAGCTTTTTCAAGAGCGCGATATCCAAACTGTCACGGGTAAAAAAATCAAGGAATTTACCGATAGTGGCGTGATATTTGCCGATGACAGTCATCTAAAAACTGATTTTACGGTCTTTACCCCTGGTTTAGCAGGAAATCCCATATTTAAACAATCGGATCTGCCCCTCACCGATGCTGGGTTTATTCCAGTCGGTGAAACATCGCAAATAACTGGATTGGAACATTGCTATGCGATCGGTGATAGTTCCTTTTTTGAAGGACCGACTTGGCGAGCGCGTCAGGGACATCTGGCTGAGGTAATGGCAAGAACTACCGCCGCGAATATCGCCCAACAAGAACGCGGAGAAACAGCCTCGGCATCATTTCGAGATGAATTAAACCTCCTGTGCATTATGGATTTGGGGCATGATGGTGTATTTGTCTATCGTGACGAAAATCGCGAAATCGCTCCTAGAGGGGCTTGGGCGCATTGGGCAAAGCTAGCATGGGAACAGTATTATAAATTGAATAAACTTGGAAAAATGCCACGTCTGATATAA
- a CDS encoding methyltransferase family protein, protein MNQFKEWGFSTQWWRGEKGEYWVLGQTVLSVGFALLPVYPAIALDHFSPIWKYADWGLTGIFGLIALLLLFSGSLELGANLTPLPHPKHDGELVTGGVYALVRHPIYSGVIFLAIAYSCWKLSLAHAIGAMILLLFFDIKARKEESWLSTKFSDYDQYRSQVKKLIPWIY, encoded by the coding sequence ATGAATCAATTTAAAGAATGGGGATTTTCAACCCAATGGTGGCGCGGTGAGAAAGGCGAGTATTGGGTGCTTGGTCAAACAGTTCTCTCCGTTGGCTTTGCGCTACTGCCTGTCTATCCAGCGATCGCTCTAGATCATTTTTCACCGATCTGGAAATATGCCGATTGGGGATTGACGGGAATTTTTGGGCTAATAGCCTTGCTGCTGTTATTTTCGGGCAGCCTTGAGTTAGGAGCGAATCTTACGCCCTTGCCACATCCCAAACATGATGGTGAATTGGTGACTGGTGGGGTGTATGCGTTAGTCAGACATCCCATTTATAGCGGTGTGATTTTCCTTGCGATCGCCTATAGTTGTTGGAAATTGAGTCTTGCCCATGCGATCGGCGCAATGATCCTGTTACTATTTTTTGACATCAAAGCGAGAAAAGAAGAATCGTGGCTGAGTACTAAATTCTCTGACTATGATCAATATCGATCGCAAGTTAAAAAATTGATTCCTTGGATTTATTAA
- a CDS encoding biliverdin-producing heme oxygenase — protein sequence MNQTLSSRLRDGTKHAHTIAENTAFMKCFLKGIVEREPFRKLIANLYLVYSTLEEELQRYVDHPIVGSMYFPELDRTANLKKDLEFYYGDNWQAQIVPLESGRVYCNRIREVANSDPALLMSHAYTRYMGDLSGGQSLKNIVRSALNLPPDQGTGLHDFEQIPTVEARRAFKEKYRLALDALPADDETMQRIVDEANVAFRMNWNVMHELEDDVKAAIGEHVFDLVTRQDKPGSTERAPGNTSVELVAAE from the coding sequence ATGAATCAAACTTTATCTAGTCGTTTGCGTGATGGAACTAAACATGCCCATACCATCGCCGAAAATACTGCATTTATGAAGTGCTTTTTAAAGGGAATTGTTGAACGCGAACCTTTCCGTAAATTGATTGCAAATCTGTATTTGGTCTATAGCACTTTGGAAGAAGAACTTCAGCGTTACGTCGATCATCCAATCGTCGGCTCGATGTATTTCCCTGAATTGGATCGTACCGCCAATCTCAAAAAAGATCTAGAGTTTTACTATGGCGACAATTGGCAAGCTCAGATTGTACCACTAGAATCTGGGCGAGTTTATTGCAATCGTATTCGCGAAGTTGCCAATTCTGATCCTGCACTTTTAATGTCCCATGCCTATACTCGATATATGGGCGATCTCTCTGGTGGACAGAGTTTGAAAAATATTGTTCGCTCCGCCTTGAATTTGCCACCTGATCAGGGAACTGGATTGCATGACTTTGAACAAATTCCCACTGTGGAAGCCAGACGCGCTTTCAAGGAGAAATATCGTCTTGCCTTAGATGCATTACCTGCTGATGACGAAACAATGCAGCGCATTGTGGATGAAGCCAATGTTGCTTTTAGAATGAATTGGAATGTCATGCATGAACTGGAAGATGATGTAAAAGCCGCGATCGGCGAGCATGTTTTTGATTTAGTCACAAGGCAAGATAAACCAGGTAGTACTGAACGCGCTCCAGGTAATACTTCAGTAGAGTTGGTAGCCGCCGAATAA
- the psbA gene encoding photosystem II q(b) protein: protein MTTAVQRRNNASVWDQFCDWVTSTENRLYIGWFGIIMIPTLLTATTCFIIAFIGAPPVDIDGIREPISGSLLAGNNLITAAVVPSSNAIGLHFYPIWEADSLDEWLYNGGPYQLIVFHFLLGIFSYMGREWELSYRLGMRPWIAVAYSAPVAAATAVLFIYSVGQGSFSDGLPLGISGTFNFMLVLQAEHNVLMHPFHMLGVAGVFGGALFAAMHGSLVTSSLIRETTENESQNAGYKFGQEEETYNIVAAHGYFGRLIFQYASFNNSRSLHFFLAMWPVVGIWFAALGVSSFAFNLNGFNFNHSISSSQGNLVPTWADVINRANLGIEVMHERNVHNFPLDLAALDITPIGMKSPAING, encoded by the coding sequence ATGACAACAGCAGTACAAAGACGCAACAATGCGTCGGTGTGGGATCAATTTTGTGATTGGGTCACTAGCACCGAAAACCGCCTCTACATCGGCTGGTTCGGGATTATCATGATTCCCACATTGCTTACCGCCACCACTTGTTTCATCATCGCCTTCATCGGTGCGCCCCCCGTCGATATTGATGGTATTCGTGAGCCTATCTCTGGCTCTCTTCTCGCTGGCAACAACTTGATTACCGCCGCCGTTGTTCCCTCCTCGAACGCGATCGGCTTGCACTTTTACCCCATTTGGGAAGCTGACAGTCTTGATGAATGGTTATACAACGGTGGTCCTTACCAACTGATTGTCTTCCATTTCTTGCTTGGTATTTTCTCCTATATGGGACGTGAATGGGAATTGTCCTACCGCCTCGGTATGCGTCCTTGGATCGCCGTAGCCTATTCTGCGCCTGTAGCAGCAGCAACCGCAGTACTCTTCATATATTCTGTGGGACAAGGATCATTCTCAGACGGTCTACCCTTGGGAATCTCTGGTACTTTCAACTTCATGCTTGTGCTTCAAGCAGAACATAATGTCCTAATGCATCCCTTCCATATGTTAGGTGTCGCAGGTGTATTCGGTGGTGCATTGTTTGCTGCTATGCATGGTTCCCTTGTAACCTCTAGCTTGATTCGGGAAACCACTGAAAATGAATCCCAGAACGCTGGCTACAAGTTCGGACAGGAAGAAGAAACCTACAACATCGTGGCTGCTCATGGCTACTTTGGACGCTTGATCTTCCAATACGCATCCTTCAACAACAGCCGTAGCTTGCACTTCTTCTTAGCAATGTGGCCAGTAGTTGGCATCTGGTTTGCCGCTTTGGGTGTAAGTTCCTTCGCTTTCAACTTGAATGGCTTTAACTTCAACCACTCCATTTCTAGCAGCCAAGGAAATTTAGTACCTACTTGGGCAGATGTCATCAATCGCGCTAACTTGGGTATCGAAGTGATGCACGAGCGCAATGTTCATAACTTCCCGCTTGATTTGGCAGCACTTGATATAACTCCGATCGGCATGAAATCTCCAGCTATTAACGGTTAA
- a CDS encoding SDR family NAD(P)-dependent oxidoreductase, whose translation MVYITGRSVHQTNSTETISGSLLETKVAVEKAGGICIAVPVDHSDDQQVKSQFEQIDREQNGQLDLLVNNAFGGVRSLIAAKGKPFWEADLSTWDACNQVGLRSHYVSSHFAAKMMTQRKQGLIVTISSWGGLAPIFGVAYGTGKSACDRLAAEMAIELKPFNVASISLWPGIVGTEQFHQLAEGNLEDNDSNLGVAAIADKFNWETPLFVGRVIAALCNDLDLMRRTGKVQIAAELAANYGIVDEYQHCPVSLRSLRFLLAQGLPMLKSGAKFIPDLSVPWWLILLSVLQSPKI comes from the coding sequence TTGGTTTATATCACGGGGCGCAGTGTGCATCAGACAAATTCTACAGAAACTATCTCGGGAAGCTTACTAGAAACTAAAGTCGCAGTAGAAAAGGCGGGTGGAATTTGTATTGCAGTTCCCGTTGATCACAGTGACGATCAACAGGTTAAATCTCAATTTGAGCAAATTGATCGGGAACAAAATGGACAATTGGATCTATTAGTGAATAATGCTTTTGGAGGTGTGCGATCGCTGATTGCTGCCAAGGGTAAACCATTTTGGGAAGCAGATCTGAGTACTTGGGATGCTTGCAATCAAGTCGGTTTGCGAAGTCATTATGTATCAAGTCATTTTGCTGCGAAGATGATGACCCAGCGCAAACAAGGTTTGATTGTGACGATTTCTTCTTGGGGTGGTTTAGCTCCTATTTTTGGAGTAGCCTATGGAACTGGTAAATCTGCTTGCGATCGCCTTGCGGCTGAAATGGCTATCGAACTAAAGCCTTTTAATGTTGCTTCGATTTCACTTTGGCCGGGGATTGTTGGTACTGAGCAGTTTCATCAGTTGGCTGAAGGCAATCTTGAGGATAATGATAGTAATCTTGGTGTGGCAGCGATCGCGGATAAGTTTAATTGGGAAACTCCTTTATTTGTTGGTAGGGTAATTGCTGCTCTATGTAACGATCTAGACCTGATGCGGCGAACTGGCAAAGTTCAGATTGCGGCGGAACTCGCTGCGAACTATGGAATAGTTGATGAATATCAGCATTGCCCTGTTTCTTTACGCTCTCTCAGATTTTTATTGGCGCAAGGTTTACCAATGCTTAAAAGCGGAGCTAAGTTCATTCCCGATCTAAGTGTACCTTGGTGGTTGATCCTGTTAAGTGTGCTTCAATCTCCGAAAATTTGA
- a CDS encoding helix-turn-helix domain-containing protein: MERLKITLTNTDYRQCVALCLKGNGHASTINRAQVLLALHDGVDISEVMRVLRVKRTRLWRLRKQYLQGGLNDALADRRRRS; the protein is encoded by the coding sequence ATGGAAAGACTAAAAATCACCCTCACCAACACCGATTATCGCCAATGCGTGGCTCTATGCTTAAAAGGTAATGGTCATGCGTCAACCATCAATCGTGCACAGGTATTACTTGCTCTGCATGACGGTGTGGACATCTCCGAAGTAATGCGAGTGCTGCGGGTTAAAAGAACCCGCCTCTGGAGGTTGCGGAAGCAATATCTGCAAGGTGGCTTAAACGATGCCTTAGCAGATCGGCGGCGGCGATCGTGA
- a CDS encoding NAD(P)H-dependent flavin oxidoreductase, producing MLTLPSLQIGQHTAHYPIIQGGMGIRISGANLAAAVANAGGIGVISAVALGLNSPYFDITQTNVGKRREQFFEANRLALIDEIQKARKLSPEGILAVNVMVAAQDYETLVRTSAEQGINLIISGAGLPMQLPEFTADYPEVALVPIVSSTRAARIMCRKWERNYGKLPDAFIVENPNSAGGHLGAKLEELGDRTLEAEQVIPELLTYLQQELGKSIPVIAAGGVWNRGDIDRMLALGASGVQIGTRFITTDECDADIRYKEFHLHAQPEDVVIISSPVGMPGRALRNTFVEKAIAGSPDLDKRCLASCLHSCKCRDEQKYYCIIQVLDKAARGDIENGLIFSGSNAGRADRIIPVAELMTELVAAR from the coding sequence ATGCTAACATTACCATCTCTGCAAATCGGTCAACATACTGCTCACTATCCCATTATTCAGGGAGGAATGGGTATTCGTATTTCGGGAGCGAATCTGGCGGCGGCGGTTGCTAATGCGGGTGGTATTGGCGTGATCTCTGCTGTTGCTTTAGGACTAAATTCACCCTATTTTGATATCACTCAGACTAATGTTGGTAAACGAAGAGAGCAGTTTTTTGAGGCAAATCGACTGGCGCTAATCGATGAAATTCAAAAAGCGCGTAAACTCAGCCCCGAAGGTATTTTGGCTGTCAATGTTATGGTTGCAGCTCAAGATTATGAAACCTTAGTGCGTACATCGGCTGAGCAGGGGATAAATTTAATTATTTCTGGTGCAGGATTGCCCATGCAATTACCAGAATTTACTGCCGACTATCCAGAAGTCGCACTAGTGCCAATCGTTTCTAGCACCCGTGCCGCACGAATTATGTGCCGTAAATGGGAACGGAATTACGGAAAGTTGCCTGATGCTTTTATCGTAGAAAATCCCAATTCCGCAGGTGGGCATCTAGGCGCGAAATTAGAGGAATTAGGCGATCGCACTTTGGAGGCTGAACAAGTCATCCCCGAACTATTGACCTATCTGCAACAGGAACTGGGAAAATCAATTCCCGTAATTGCCGCAGGTGGTGTATGGAATCGGGGCGACATCGATCGCATGTTGGCATTAGGTGCTAGTGGTGTCCAGATTGGCACGCGCTTCATTACCACCGATGAATGTGATGCAGATATTCGCTATAAGGAGTTTCACCTTCACGCTCAACCCGAAGATGTGGTGATTATCTCTAGCCCTGTGGGAATGCCGGGACGTGCATTGCGAAATACTTTTGTGGAAAAGGCGATCGCAGGTTCTCCCGATCTCGATAAACGTTGCTTAGCAAGTTGTCTGCATAGCTGTAAATGCCGCGATGAGCAGAAATATTACTGCATTATTCAGGTGTTAGACAAAGCAGCACGAGGCGATATTGAGAATGGGCTGATTTTTTCAGGTAGCAATGCTGGTAGAGCAGATCGGATTATTCCCGTTGCCGAACTGATGACTGAGTTAGTTGCTGCCAGATAA